ACTAGTTGCAGTCCGTTTGATGTCAGAAAGTTCTTTAGGCAATTCTACTTTTGAACCAGCATTTTCGGTAATAGATTGTCGTTTTGCGCCTCAAGAATTAGACAGTTTGGAAATACCCTTATCTCAGGTAAGCATCTTGCAGCAATGTCCTAATAACTGGGGTGATATTCGCTCCTCATACCATCAGGCACTAAATTGCGATCGCTCTCTTGTCCTGGCATATACATCCGAGCGATCGCCAGATGCTATAGAAGTTTGGCAGCAGTTAGTGGGAGTTGCTAAATATTTAAGCCGTACTCAAAAACAGGTGACTAAAGCTCAAATACAAGCAAAATTAAACTTAAGCAATTATAGTTTTAATCTAGGATTGCAGGCTCTTAAGACGTTAGGTTTTCAATGCCAAATAAAAGATAATTTATATCAGTTTGCCTTTGAAGAAAATCTTGATGCCAACCTGAATAATCAAATAGACACTTTTTTGTCAACCATCAAAGAAGAAAATTTTCAACGTCAATACTTTTACAAAGTCCCCTTGCCGACAATTAATAGACAACTGTCACTAATGTAAGGGCGATATTCGAGAAGGCTTCGCCAACGCTAATCGCCCCTACATTAATTGTCACTATGGCGATAGACTTCTTCAGCAACTCTTTTTAGCCTTCTTAACTGTGCCTGCATATCTTTTTTGGTTAGGTTGACTGCAAAATTGTTAAATCCCCAGCTAACCATCGGGTTAGGAATAGCAAATTCAAAACGATTTAAGAGAAATGTACCATCTTTAGTGGGTTGACATTCCCAGCGATCGCGTCCTTTAAAAAAGCCGTCAAATTCCCAGACAATTAGACCTGGTTCTCTTTGAATCACAACGCTTCTAAGACTTGGCTGGAGTAGAGGAATTTTGAGCGTAAAACGACTCAGGCTGCCTACAGTCGTACTCCAAATGCCAATTGGTTCACACTTTAGCATTGGATTTAGCCAACGATGCATTAATTTTAAGTCCGTTATGCATTCTTCAGTGATTACCGAACTGGCTTTGATTTTAATAGATTGTTCAAAAATTTGAGCAGATGGCATAGATTTGAGCAAAAATACGAATATGAATCAGATAAAAAATGTGGGTGCTGTATATTTAACCTTCTCTTTATTTTTAAATAATCAGCCAGTTTTTTGGAAAATGCGACACTATGAAATATTTTGATTTTGGGAAAAGTATAAAAATATTAAGTTTAAACTCAGT
This DNA window, taken from Pleurocapsa sp. FMAR1, encodes the following:
- a CDS encoding SRPBCC family protein translates to MPSAQIFEQSIKIKASSVITEECITDLKLMHRWLNPMLKCEPIGIWSTTVGSLSRFTLKIPLLQPSLRSVVIQREPGLIVWEFDGFFKGRDRWECQPTKDGTFLLNRFEFAIPNPMVSWGFNNFAVNLTKKDMQAQLRRLKRVAEEVYRHSDN